In Capsicum annuum cultivar UCD-10X-F1 unplaced genomic scaffold, UCD10Xv1.1 ctg83108, whole genome shotgun sequence, the sequence gacACCGCGATTCCAACGCATCGCGATGAAGTCCCAGTTCCCACTTGTCATTTTCCAATAAGGCACCGCGATAACGCCACTTCGCGCTACGGTGCcattttagaattgtcaatttccagtagcccGACACGCGATTCCACTACGTCGTGCCAAAGTTCATTTTCGCTATTGTCCATTTTTAAACAGTTTCAGCCAACTTTCAATCGCTCACCGCGATGCTACCACGTCGCGGTGAAAgccaaaatcaaaaaattttatgaCGGGAATTCAAATTACTTCAAGGGCAAATTGGTCTTTTTCACAGccctaatcagtcctaaacacgagatttaagtcctaataacctaattagtcATTACTTTTATTCAATTTCCCTAAATCAGAATCATTCTCTTCCAAATagcaaaaccctaaccttcaagaatcaagaacaatctcaagaaatccatcaagaatcttcaagaactaaacttcccaggtatgttagatgtttattcatgggtcctTGCCACCCATGGAGcctaagaatcctttttcaaaatgcaaGATTGAGATTTCATGAattacatgtttgaattagattgtgtTCATGTGTGGATTGTTATATGgtcttcaatccatgattaattatgagtttcatgaaattaagatagcatatgtgatgaattatgtgattctcatgttaaatccttgaactttcaagttgaatgttgtagccatgatatttatatatgtttattattaagtgagataattatgctccccaagtgtttgttagaatgcctatgtgaattaaataatgcaatcatgacatgttagcatgtattcccattcatgtacaagttcatgccttgcaagtgtttgacaaaatgtgtcaatgaatgaatcatgactaagtgactagctagtatgctttcaagattgtgccatattttactattaatgctatcgagtcctgggggtattcaatatccaaaaaatctagttgtttacctagatcgCAGTAGCTAcataatagtctcagtaatgtcacaaacAATAGTACtgagttagttacagaactcaatgaaACTCAATctagtttaataatcagtgtcatttagttgggagtaggattcagcaccgagcgaacccaaggatggaggctcacctgtcagtagagggtatgatcctttaTAGCAGTCCTtgcgttatagaactacgtagttagcgtaggttgagatatcaacccgccaattgagggttgataaggtgtttacctgctagttgagggtaataCCGCTCTCATCAGGGAACCTACAAGtagagggtaacccttagtccttcgagacgatatttcagtggatccacatagccagtatctgtacccgtggcacagtactgacacccttccaactggagttacaggttgaaccccaatcagtttagagaggggcatgtcagttagatgattacctcccacagtttcagtttcagtcttcagtatagaactcagtttagttctacagaatcaggactgttagtaatagtcacccagttatcagtaattcagttatcagtaatctcagatataagttactcagttattaaaactcagtactcagtttcagtataaaTCTCAGACATAGTATATATGAATATTCATAGTATTGCATAATTAGTGTTTACAGTAgcttcagttattcatgtactctcattcagttatattcatatcactcagtcaattattgttcatgcatatgaacccatgcatttcagccttacccaatctagcataccagtacattcctcgtactaatcacatactcttttcttgcgctatgatatctcatatcataggttcgaacgctcaggttcctgaccgtgcttagccAGTTTCAGTTAGCAGCAGCAGATtcagtaatgagtcctcatccataaAAGATATTATTTGTTTCAGTATTACAGtagattcaatattttattagtctgagttagttgggggcttatcccatcaactccacatccagatagttcagttagaggcttttcaaactagactagttcagacaatattcagttttcagatgttattatcagttgctatattattagtattcagattatgaaccttatggcatttcagcctaacttccgcattatttttgtattattattcagtgctcacaacaggtaccagtcatgggttagcttgtggtccttcggggtcgtaagtaccgtgtagtgttcggggtacagacttggggcgttacaccacCCCCTCAAACTATATCCAAAGTTGTTATGACACGCCTTGATTTCACGGGGTTCTATTACCCCTAAAATcattttttctgtattttatgCTCCTTTTTCCTGACGTGACGACCGAgtattagaatttttttatacTCTTTTTGTGTTGATTTGACCGAAAggagtacaaaaatattttgatacttgGTAGTCAGGTTAGCAAAAAGAAgcacataaatatagaaaaaatgagTTTAGGTGGTAATAGACCCCCCTTTAAAGTTTAAGTGTATCATAACAAAACAACTTCAGGTGtgtgtatatacacacacacacatatatatatacatatatagatgtatatatatatgtatacatatatacatacatacatacatacatacatatatatatatatatacacacatacatacatacatacatatatatatatatatacacacacactagttTCACGAGGCCCGTGCTAAGCCCGGGTCCAAACTCAagatataaaataactaattttattttaaaatataatttgttatatatttttttactttataaataatataatctaGTGGTATGTCAAACATGTCTTGTTAATAAGTTTTTCTAATTATTAAAGTTTTTAAATGCATAAGCAGATAATTTTTAAGGAAACAAATATTTGTGAGTAAGAAAGTATTACcagaaaattaaaatatatcaaagGGTCACAAGTAATTAAATATTTTGTGAATAAcatgattttaaataattaaataattataatttgatgattaaataaaaaatattaatagtttTATGATTTTGTGAGTATCTAATTGCTTACttacatacaaaaataatttttttttttgatatttattgagttttattttgttctttatttcatGTAGTAAGTGTTTTTGCATAATTCATTTTTTCATCTTATAAAATCatctaatacaataaaatatGTCAATGACCTcaagtatatattatatattataaccTTAATTTAGAACTTTTACATAAATTAACTCCATAATAATCTATAAGGATATCGAATAATAATTAAACTACATTAATAGATTGCTCTATTCAGTTCATTTACTTGTTGTGTGTAAGGATAAAGGAATTGCCTAATAGATAATggtattgttttgattttaaaattcaaatgtaTAGGTTGCAGTTATATTCCCCTATCTAGTGGATATAGGATTCGGTTAAACTCACATACTAGAGTCTTACTTGGACTCTTCATAGCAGTAgctttatgtatatatatatagaggtcTAATCCTCTAAACGTAAAATGATATAGTCAATGATTAAATCCTTTCATAGTATCAAAGCCAAACCAAGACTCACGTCAATTTTCATGGCCTTTTCCTCAAGCTTAATTACACAAATGGCTCCTGgaaatttttcttcattttcgaCTAACGTATCCCCTGCCAACATGATCAAACTTGACAGAAATAACTTTGTTCTATGGAAATCTTAGATTTTGCCTGCATTGCGTGGCCATGACCTCGAAGAATATATAGATGGTAACCTTCAATGTCCCCCGAAGTATCTCAGCAAAAATGCTAACCCAAGTATTCTAGAAACTGAAATAAATCAGGGTTTCTTGCTTGGAAGAAACAAGATCAGTTATTGCTCAGTTGGCTCTTGTCGTCATTAACTGAACCTGTGCTTGCACATGTTGTGGGATGCTCTACTTCTAGGGAAGTATGGATGGCATTGGAGGCTATGTTTGCTTCGCAGTCACGAGCAAGACTTATGCAACTTAGGCTACAGTTACAAACCACGAAGAAAAGCACATTATCCATGGTTGAATATTTGCAAAAGATAAAAACTTTTGTTAATAATTTGGCGGCCACTGCACAACCTGTATCGGATGACGATCTCATCTTGTATGTTTGTGGGGGTCTAGGACCAAAATATGATGCTTCAGTGGTGTTTGTTACGGCAAGGGTTGATCCTATTTCACTTGCTGATCTTCAAGGATTATTGTTAAGCCACGAATATCGGCTTGAGCAGGCTACTGTTGTTGAACAAGGTTTAGGCCAGGCTAATCTCATGGTCAAAAACTCCAACAAGAACGATACATTTTTCAAAAGAAATCAAGCGTCAAATCAATCTTATGGTGGCAAATACAGTTGTGGCAGAGGTCGAGGTCCCCGAAATAACAATCCAAATCACTCACAACCTTCTTCTAATGTTTCTTAATGCTAGGTTTGTAATAAGTATGGAAACACAGCCATAACATGTCATCACAGGTTTGATCATGCATATCAATCTAATGCTAAGCAATAAATGGCAGCGATGATGGCTCAACCTTCTACTATTATTGATCCATCTTGGTATCCGAACTCTGGAGCGATAAATCACTTTGGAGCGACAAATCATCTCACTAAtgatctgaataatatgtatatcAGAGGAGAGTACAATAGCAATGAACAAATTCATATCGGTAATGGTGCAGGTTTGAATATAAAACATATTGGTAATTCTAGTTTTTCTACCCCTTGCCGTCCTTTACAATTGTGTAATATCCTTCATGTTCCCGACATTACAAAGAGTTTATTAAGTGTTTCTCAGTTCACTTCCGataataatatgttttttgaATTTCACCCTCGTACTTGTCTTGTGAAAGATCGGGCAACGCGGAAAGTGCTACTGGACAGGAGCCTTGATCAGGGCCTCTATAAGCTACATTCAAGTGCATCCTTGTTTGGTCGACCTACCTCATCCCCTCAAGCATTATTTGCCTCTAAGTCTCATATTGATCTTTGGCATAGTCGATTAGGTCATGCGTCAATAAATGTCGTTAGTAGAGTTGTAAAATCACTCAACTTAACAGTTAATAAGCATTTTCTTTCTAGTGTTTGTTACTCTTGTCAATATGGTAAAAGTCATAAATTGCCATTTCCTAGTTCTATGTTCGTCTCTTCCCGTTCTTTGGAATTGATTCATTCTAATGTATGGGGACCATCTCCTTATATTGCTAGTAATAAATCTcgcaattatatttttttcattgatgattttagCAAGTACACCTGGATTTTCCTTATAGCAGTAAAAAGTGACGTGTTCAATGTGTTTCCACAATTTAAACCACAAGTTGAGAATTTTTTTgaacacaaaattaaaatattacaatcTAATTGGGGTGGGGATTATCGCAAGTTCTCTCAATACTTTGCTCAAAATGGAATTGTTCATCAATTGTCTTGTCCACACACTCATGAACAAAATGGAACTACGAAATGAAAACATCGCTATATTGTTGAGACCGGTCTCTCATTGCTAGCTCATGCTTCTCTTCCCTTACATTTTGGGATGATGCCTTCTTAACCTCCGTTTACTTGATTAATCGTTTACCAACTCTAGTCTTGAACAATATATCTCCTTATGAGGAATTGTTTAATAAAGTActagattataaatttttaaaggtatttggctGTGCTTGTTATCCTTATCTTAGGCCTTATAATTCTCATAAATTAGCCTTTAGATCTTCTCAGTGTATTTTCTTAGGTTATAGTAATCAACACAAGGGTTATAAGTGTCTCAATGTACCTACTGGTCGTGTATTTATCTCAAGATACATTGTCTTTGATGAATCGTTATTCCCATATTCCTTTGTGGTAAATCAGTCAGCGCACCGTGCTTCTACATCATCTTCTGTTGCATCCCCGCTAACAGTAGTTGCACTGTGCCACTCTTTTTCTCCCATTAAGTCATGTAGTCCATCTAATGTCCAACAAATACCTAGTTTAACTCAACAATTCCCTCCTGGAAGCACATATGCTCCTCCTATACCGCCAAATCCCACTCCTTCTCTGGACCTATCTGTTGATCTTCCTTTCCCCCTACAACAGTTTAAGATCCTTCTAACCAGCCTATAAAAATTTCTGATAATACACACTATATAATCACtcatttaaaatctaaaacaaCTTTTCTTCAGGCTAATTCAGCCactaagtatcctcttcctccgCCATCTCTTCCTATTAACCCAACTTACTTTACCCAAACACACAAGGATAGTAATTGGAGACAAGCTATGCAAGAATACAATGCTCTCCTCCAAAATGGTACTTGGTCTCTTGTCCCTTCCTCAACGGCAAAGAATGTAGTCGATTGTAAATGGATCTTCAAATTGAAGCTAAATCCATATGGAACCATTGAACACTACAAAGATAGACTTGTAGTAAAGGGGTTTAATCAAGAAGCTGAGATTGATTTTCATGAAACTTTCAGCCCTGTTGTTAAGCTTACTACTATAAGGGTGGTTCTTGCTATGACCGTATTGAAAGGGTGGTCTATCCATCAGCTTGacgttaaaaataattttctatgtAGTGAGTTACATAAAGAGGTTTACATAACACAACCTACAGTTTTTGTTGATCGTAGATATCCAAATCATGTGTTTCGACTTCACAAGGTactttatggccttaaacaagccCCTCGCGCTTGGTTTGATCGGTTTAGTGAAACcttgtttgaagttgattttGTTAATTCCAAGTCAGACTCTTCTTTGTTTATTCATATGGAAAATAATCACCTTACAATTGTTTTTGTGTATGTGGATGATCTTATTATTACAGGGAGCCCTTCCTCTTTTATTTCATCCCTCATCTCTATAATATTTAAGGATTTTGCTCTCAAAGATTTGGATCTCTATATTACTTCTTGGGTATTGAAGTTTGTGCTACCTCGCATGGTCTATTATTGTATCAATCCAAGTATATCAGGGATTTATTAACTAGACCTTCTATGGAAGGTGGGAAGCCTATCTCGACATCCATGATAAGTGGTCTTCAACTTTCCCAGCATGGCAACCCAACGTTTGATCAATCGAAACTTTATCGGGGTATTGTTGGAGCATTACAGTACATTATAATTACCCGACCTAATGTCTTCTTTGCTGTTAACAAGTTATGTCAGTTTATGCATGATCCTCACGAAGTGCATTATACAGCTATAAAGAGGTTGCTTAGATATCTAAAAGGTATAATTGATCTTGGTTTAATGTTGCGTCCATCTACTTCCTTCACATTTACTGGTTTCTCAAATGCTGACTGGGATGGCTGCCCAGATGATCGTCGTTTCACTCATGGATTCTGCATAT encodes:
- the LOC124895592 gene encoding uncharacterized protein LOC124895592 — encoded protein: MALEAMFASQSRARLMQLRLQLQTTKKSTLSMVEYLQKIKTFVNNLAATAQPVSDDDLILYVCGGLGPKYDASVVFVTARVDPISLADLQGLLLSHEYRLEQATVVEQGLGQANLMVKNSNKNDTFFKRNQASNQSYGGKYSCGRGRGPRNNNPNHSQPSSNVS